One Methylomonas sp. LL1 DNA window includes the following coding sequences:
- a CDS encoding coiled-coil domain-containing protein yields the protein MTAIMFDTHEFIKELKGAGFSEEQAEIITKLQKSAIAATLEQAKHDYDLDDLATKRDLKELESGLKRDIKELELKQDAKLAETKSELIRWIVSVGLLQTALISALLLKLSALG from the coding sequence ATGACCGCAATCATGTTCGATACCCATGAATTTATTAAAGAACTTAAAGGGGCGGGATTTAGCGAAGAACAAGCTGAAATCATCACCAAACTGCAAAAATCCGCTATTGCCGCAACCTTGGAGCAAGCAAAACATGATTATGATTTAGACGATCTGGCAACTAAACGCGATTTGAAGGAATTGGAATCCGGCCTGAAGCGGGACATCAAGGAACTTGAATTGAAGCAAGACGCCAAACTGGCCGAAACCAAAAGCGAATTGATCCGCTGGATAGTCAGCGTGGGCTTGTTACAGACCGCCTTGATTTCGGCGTTGTTGCTTAAATTGAGTGCGTTGGGCTAA